The proteins below are encoded in one region of Clostridium estertheticum:
- a CDS encoding HI0074 family nucleotidyltransferase substrate-binding subunit has translation MMGILDKYDESIKLTYNYAYRMLVHLKNITDNFSNIKNPDDITMEVYRDSIIKKYETLEDLTWKLLSKIFKSSGLEINNPRGCYKQAFKEGLINDIEIWNDILLSRNSTSHIYDEQDYEKIKNKIISDYTGAIENLLSNLSKVVM, from the coding sequence ATTATGGGAATACTAGATAAATATGATGAATCAATAAAATTAACATATAATTATGCATATAGAATGTTAGTTCATTTAAAGAATATCACAGATAATTTTAGTAATATAAAAAACCCAGATGATATAACGATGGAAGTGTATAGAGATTCAATTATTAAAAAGTATGAAACACTAGAAGACTTAACTTGGAAGTTACTTTCTAAGATATTTAAATCATCTGGTTTAGAGATAAATAATCCAAGAGGGTGTTATAAACAAGCGTTTAAGGAAGGATTAATTAATGATATAGAAATTTGGAACGATATTTTATTATCAAGAAATTCTACATCTCATATTTATGATGAGCAAGATTATGAGAAAATTAAAAATAAGATAATAAGTGATTATACAGGTGCCATAGAAAATCTATTAAGCAACCTTTCAAAAGTGGTAATGTGA